The Micropterus dolomieu isolate WLL.071019.BEF.003 ecotype Adirondacks linkage group LG14, ASM2129224v1, whole genome shotgun sequence DNA segment GTTACCGTCCACCACTGCGACGTCGGACCTCTGCACGTAGCACAGTGTTTTGTGACAGCCACAGCCCTGCCTCCTGCTACATTCAGGAAATAGCAAATGCACATAAACGGACGTGGATGTGATCGAGGAGTCTATCGCGATCTAAAAAGACTTTCGAGTCATGTCAATTTAAACTAACGTTAACTGTTAGTTTTACCATttagcattaaaaatataaacactaaATACAAAAATGGTCAGTGTTGTTATTTTAAAGCAGAAACGCGCGAAAGTGGTAGTTACGACAATGGAGGAGCATTTGAAAGCAGCTCGTGTTTTGCAATTGATGAATTACAGCTAAGCTAACGGTAGTATGGATAAATAAAGACGTAAGTTAGCtgtgtagaaaaaaaacatgtgctGTTACGTTAGATACCCTAGATACCGCTATATATGAGGGATAACCTTAGTGTAACATGTGACACAAGGCAAACGAGCCGCCAAGCGAACTGATTTATCTGCAGCAGGTCGACGAATTTGCGTTGGGAGTTGACGCCAGACAGCTCAGCTAATGACAATTTAACTATGACGTTAAAACATTCATATGAATGAATAGAGCTAATCAATATAAGGTAGCTGTAGCGTTGACTAAGCAGCAGTGTTTGTAACCTCTCCCCTAAACTATTTTACGCTTTGTTTATACTCGCGCGAGACATTCGCCTGGGACGTCCCAACGTTCCTGTGTGACGTTATAAGCGTTGCTTACCAGTCGAGTTAGCTTACGTTAACGTTTAGCGGtgattattaaataaaagtgaTAACCTCATACATTATTTAGCTGTCATTATTATGAAAAGTACGAACGTGAATTTGCCTTCGGGGCTCCGTTGACAAACGATATGTTAAACGTGTGGGACAACACGGTTAGCCTGTACGGCACTCGCCATAGTCAGCAACTTACATTGTCGACGTCAGTTGCTGAAAATGAGATCATATAAATTGTTAGGTCCCTCTTTCCATAGGAGTGTGGTAGCGTGGCCGAGTGGTCTAAGGCGCTGGATTTAGGCTCCAGTCATTTCGATGGCGTGGGTTCGAATCCCACCGCTGCCAGCTAGATTTTTGTTTCAAATACTAGcgataaacaaacaacatcacACATACATCCCTGAATAGATTTAGTTTAAACGTTTATAAgatagaaaacacacaaaaggctTTTCCTCTTGTCCGTTTCTACCAAAATACACTACATAGCAGTAGTGCCATCTTGTGGCAGTAGGGTTACTGCAAATATTTcggcagaaaatgtgtttaagtaAAGACCATCTCACTCATAGTGAGATAGAGATTAAGAAAACAGATAGTGGTGTGCTGCTCATATTCAGATGGTTTTCCAATTAATAGGCCTAGGGGTTAGGTCACCTACCATAAACTGCAGCATCCGAGGTTCAAGTCCAGCTGGGGATCTTTGTTGTATGTCATTTCTCTGATAAAAGATATAAAATATACCTCACAAAATACTTAcactaaaaatataaacaaagaacaaaacaagagACAGTGGTTTATCAAATTTAATGAATACAAATTGCCAGAcaactgaattgaattaaattagtAATGCTATCCAAAGTGACTCCAGTTATATTTGTCCCATGTTGGACATCCTTTAGTGTTTTTCTAGATTAGTCTGTGTCCATCTTCTATGATCAGTCCTAGCGATCACACCGCACATCTCTGTAAGTATCAGGTGTCACTTTGCCCTAAGTACTGAGAAACCACAAATTGCATTTTCTGGATGGCCAGCTTGGTATCTTCAGGGGATATCTCAAGATGCCATACAGCCCGAACCGAATTTCCAAAATGGGGGTACATGAGAACTTGTATCCCCTGTCCCAGTGCAGCCTCTTCTCCCTCGTTAACCTGCCCCATGCGGGCGCAGAACTCAGAGGGACTTAAACTGGGGTCCTGTAGACGGAAACGCAGGATGTTTGTCTCCACGGCCGCCATGTCTACAGCGAATAGAGAACTGTCACAGTCGAGCAGAGCTGGGAGAGGTGAAGAAACAAGAAGTAGTTACAACCAGGACTACAATGGCAGCAAGTTAATGATTTAACTTTCATAGACAGAAATACAAGCTACTCACCTCGAGCAAAGGTTTTTGCATTGCGGTGATCTTCCTCCAGTCTTCCCACCATCTCCAGTAAAGACAGTTTCCCAGCTGCTGCTAATATACCAGCCTGGCGCATCCCCCCACCCAGGGCTTTACGGCACCGTACTGCCCGGGATATGAAGTCTTGGGGTCCAGCCAGCATGGTTCCCACAGGGGCACCCAAACCCTGTTATACACCATAATGTGAATTTGTATGATGAAGTATGTCCTAGTCCActaagtgcgtgtgtgtgtttgtgttttgcagtCCCACCTTGGAGAGGCACACACtgacggtgtgtgtgtgctgcagtatGGTAGATGGAGGCAACCCCTGGGCCACAGCGGCGTTCATCACCCTGGCGCCATCCATGTGAACTGACAGACCATATCTATCTGCTAAATCACGAACCTTGGAGACGGAAACAAATCATCCAATGATGATCAAACCGTTGAGAGCAGCTGTATTCCCCATTCTGTCGCGGTAAGGCAAGTATCACAGCTGCTTTCACACATCGACATATAGAAGTTTTTCTATCAGCATGAGCTTTGCTACGGAGCACCACAAGATgaaaacacatcaacacacacctCCTGCAGGAAGGTCAGAGGCAGCACACGTCCTCCCTGTATGTTGTGCGTGTTCTCCACACATATGAGGCGTGAACGGGGGTAGTGGGGGTCGGGGTAACCGTGGCGGATCTTCGATTCCAGCTGCTCCATGTCAAATGTTCCATCGGGGAGGTTGGGCACCGTGGTGGCGTGGACACCAGCCAGCTGTGTCAACACACAATTACACATTGAATGCACTGCAGATGATGTGGAAAGAGATGCAGAGGGCCCAATCACAGGGGTCTCTGGTCCACTCACCTGCGCGCTCCCTCCTTGCTCATAGATGTGTAAATGGGACAAATCGCCCACAATCATCTCGTCGCCCCGCTCCCTGCAGTGCACCATCACTGCATGATGAAATGAGTACACATTTATGACCATTCAGACCTCGTAAGACTATTAATTCAGACTCTGACAATAATTGCTCAGCTCACCTGCGATGAGATTACTCATGGTTCCAGAGGGAACGAACAGTGCAGCCTCCATCCGAAACATATCAGCGGCAATTTTCTGTAACTCTGCAGAAATTAATTCAATATTTATAGGTTTAGGTGGCATTTCTCAAGTAAAGATTCAGGGGGGCAAGCATTTATATTGAACCAAATTCTTCTCTGACTTTCGAATTGTGTAGTGAGCTCCGTGCTACTTCTCTATGCTAGAGGGGTGTCATAAAGCcaattgtgaagcactttgaggcaaatttgtaAATTTGGGcaatatcaataaaattaaCCTGACTATATGGATAACTCCTAGGCTTTATCAACACACTTTTTAACTTGGTACAATAGGAAGACGCTCTACTTAAGGGAACACAAAAATAACTaaagtgtgcatgtgcataATATGTAATTAattcatacatatatatacacatacacaaacaaacaaaaaacaatatcaTCATTCAGTAACCTGTCAATTAACATTGGGTCAGTGAGTTAATTGAAAACTCATTGCTGACtcgttttaaaataaaagcttgtgtgaatttgcttttgtgttcgataaataatgtttaatgaCATCAGTAATGACATTACTTGTCTGTGCAAATCTTGTGgcaaaaaaagaaggaaaaaaattgTAAATCAGGTCTTTGATATTATGCAGATGCatcattgcatatttattactAGTTTAATAATATCTAATCAGAATAGACATTACACCcataataaaaaacatacatgTAGTAAACACATTATATTCTGATTAATTATCTCTCATGCAGTTTCAATACATCTACTCTAGTCATTAATAGTTATAAGGAACTACTTTTTAACTATTCACAGATAACTTAGTTCCTGCTTTTCTCCCTGTTGTAGAGAAGTACGGTCTCACGGCTCGGCTCTAACCGTTAACTGTCGGGTCTTCTCCCATCACGTCATCTCCAACCTCGGCCTCCGCCATGGCCTTCCGCATCCCCGGCCCAGGCTTGGTCACCGTGTCGCTGCGGAGGTCCACCACCCGGACGTGGGCCGCCCCGCCCGGTCCCGTACACCTGGGTTTAACGGTGTTGTAGTAGCCCCGCGTGGAGCTTCGTCCCAGCACGGCGGCTGCTGCATCTCGTGCATTTGAAGCGACGACACCGTGgttgaaacatttaaacaaaacccTGCAGGTAAATCTTCTCAAAGACATGATGCACCATGTTCATTGATGGTGTTTCTGTCGTGCACTTTGGATCGTTCACTTCGTAATCGATAATCATTTACTCCAAGGAAAGTTAATGGATGACCTATCCGCCCATCAACGTGCACAGAGCAGTGTGGACGTCAAGGTGGCGCCATTATCCCAATAAAGCTGATTATATTGCACATGAACACCGACAAATATGTGAATGCTCTGTTCCAGTGCAACTATTGTCATTTCTGAACTGTAGCCTAATTGTTAACATAATACAGGGAATTAAAATCTCATTTACATAACCgtatttctttcatttaaacATTGAATACAAAATAACAGGGTGACTACAGTCTAAAGCAGTCCATAACAATAGATCAGCAGGCTAGAATGTGTGTTCAAGACCTGAACACTGTTGCAAGATGAATGTACTGGATCCCATTAAACTGTATGGGTGATCATTTTTATCTTATCatcttgattaattgattggTCTAAAaaacatcatcaccatcacaatAGTCTAGAAGACAAGGTGAGGTCTTTAAAGGACACATTTGAGAACATGGAACCATCAAATCATTGATTTGGTtgattgccaagtaggttttcacaTAAAGAGGAATTAGCCTTGGTGTTGTTGTGCATAACAGTCTGTAACAGTCTGTATTTAAAGTAGGAGAACTGCAAAAAGGTAATctaaataataacaacaggaatttacattaaaaaaatatatcgtATGAGGAGCTGTACAGggattaaaacaaagaaaattataTGTGCAAATGTTCATAGTATAAAGAATAAAGGCATTGTGGAAATAAACAGGTGGAGATTAACTGCGGATCAAAAAAGTTGTTTAATTGatcattgcagctctagtgTATATTCAGATACTCATGTGAAGCATTGGTGTACTGGGGGTACTTACAATGGAAACaatattttcatgtgtttttcttcttttcagttttgaatATTGAATATTCAGATAGACATGGATCATCTTGCGCTGACACAATGGCTGTCTTaattttttgcttttctctcaAAACATTCTCAGATACATTCCTTTACTTTCTCAcagtaaaattaattatttctgtTTCCATCAATCAGTACATTTTAGATTTAACTCTCACCATGTCCTGCATTGTTCCAACTTAGTGAGTGAGGCACGCATGAACGTATATGTctctgtgcatctgtgtgtgtctgtctcttcctGTGCCAGTGTGTATGCTGTGTTTACGCTATGTTGTGGTCACATATGCTCTGAAATAACTGTGACACCCTCAGATTCTTCAGGGGTCACAAACCTGCTTTTGGCTCGACCTTTATCCCTACACTGAGCTGTTAGGCTAATTCTACCTTGCTGTCACCCGCTGTCATCTATTTATCTTTctgcagagagtgagagaggaggtGCTCAAGCCCACACTCAACCAGTTATATCCAACCCTCTATTTGTGTCAGCAATAAAACCCAGTTCCCCTCATGTCTCTGGGACTAAGTCAATATTTGGAGGTGAAGCCTTGTGTGAATTTATCTACCGTGGACTGAGATTAGGCTACGAGGGAGGTGCAGTCTTTACAAAACAACTCCCTCCTCCTTCCACTGTTTTCTTTCTGACCCACAAATGGTTCAACTCCCTCTCCACGCACACATTTCCCACCCTCGTGCATACTCATGCTGTCTTGTCTGATTTAAATCACTCGATAAAAGTCCCCGTGTGTGTTATCAGGACCGCACCGTGCTGTAGTTAAAGTTGATATTGCCAGTAACAGAGCCAGGTTTTATGAGCCATAACAAGTCGTCATTAAAAGTCATTAGCAAACATCAGCACCATAAAAAGGCCACAGTTGGTCTCGAGAGCCCCACAAGAGCCGTGAACGGAGAGAGATAAAGATGCGCCTGTGAGCAAGACAGAGCAGCGATGGATAACTGAGATAAGATGGAGGTAGTGGGATATGTCCTGAGCTGGAGAGTTTTTCCGGGATCACTGTTGGCACTGCGTTTTGTAACCTCAcacttttgtctgtgtgtgtgtgtgtgtgtgtgtgtgtgggggtgggtgggtgcGTGCGTTGTGTTTTTGCTcgtgtgttttgtttctctcaaatGCCTTCCAGCATTCCTTGCCTGTGCGTGGAGGATGAGAGTGGTGTTTTGGAGAAAATATTGAATTAgagaaaaagaggcagagagggagaaatgaaggagagggagaaatatTGACTCCTTCTGGGAAGGAGCGAGACGGCAACGCCTTTCCAATAACCATAAACCCACTGGGCTGAAAATAGACGGGCCGAATGAATAAACGAATGTGTTCATCCCACATGAGCTCTTCTCTTTCACAGATGGAGGGAAATGGAGGTGACCCCCCccttccctccctttctctctctctctctctctcctctttcactgAGGCCATCATTTCTTCACCATGACGAGAGATATTAACCGGAACAAAACAGGTGTTTATGGGAAGCCTTCCCTCAAATGAGGtttttcatacacacacaaataggcacacacatacacttctTCCCTGTGCACAGTGTAAAGGTGTCGACACCAGTGCCTGCGAAACAAGAGTAAcagctgtttcacatttcacaccaCCCCCTCCTCTTCATATGTCATGGGCCATGTGGACATGCttaaccacacacacgcacacacagatgcattACACTTACGATGCTCGTGTTGtaaattctttctttttctcttttttttccaaaatggGGGTAGTCCTCTGTGCCCcattttcagcattttaaaGGCTAAGTTCaaccaaataataacaaaaaacagataaccATGTATATACACTGTGTGACAACTGAACATTACACCCATACATAAAATGTGGGTATAAATATGCTgcctccactcttctgggaaggcttgCCATAAGATTTTGGCTGCAGGGATTTTCTCACATTCAGCCTCAAGTGCATTAGTGAGTCCGGGCATTGATGTGCGGGCGataaggcctggctcgcagaCAGCACTCCAGTTCATGCCAAAGGTGTTTGATGGGGTTgaagtcagggctctgtgcaggccagtcaagttcccCCACACCAATCTCAAATTTCTTTATGGACCTCACTTTGCACAATGTGGCCATTGTCGTGTCGAAACAGGAAAGGGCCTTCCCCACACTGTTGCCACAAGTTTGGAAGCACACTGTTGTCTAAAGTATTACTGTATGCTGTAACATTAAGAGTCCCCTTCATTAGACATGATGGGGCGTCCACATACTTTAGGCCATGCAgttgtgtttaagttttaaaatattattcagTCTCCACCCCAGTTCTATGGAAGCGAATGTTTGGGGTTGTATGAGTGGTGAAAActgatattttgaaaacagtatcatttgttttcacagaaCTTGCTTCAGCAGCTTTCTTTGGAACCACTTTATACTAAATAAATAGTCCCAGTGAAATCTCTTGACACCAACGTCTATGGATCATAGTAACCGGAAAAATGCCTCTGGAAAGACACAAAAGATGAAATGCTTTGAGTGCtcaaataaaattgaattcaCTTCCAttgtagttttagttttttgccTGTCTTAATGCCATTAGAGGAATTGTCCCTTTAAGCATTGTGGTGAAGATAGTGTGACAGTATGAGGCAGGGTTAACCAGACCATCAAGATTACCCGCTGTAGTAATCAACTGCAACCACGATCGCCTGTGTGTACTCATTCATTTCATCCTTCATTCATCCACTCACTGCATTCTCCTCCCAGTCAGTCATTTCTCATTTTCAGCTGTAATTATAGACCATGACCAGCTTGTTCAATTTCACTTCCGAGAACTGTGGCATCTCTCTCTATTTTACCTCCTTTCTGCTCCATTCATTTACCAACCTTAAATTCACCCCTCGCAGCGATCCTGTCGCCCTCCTGACCCTCttttcactcctcctcctcttcttcatcctccttTCCCACATTGCCCActcctgtgtctctctctctctctctctctttctctcactctggGAAGTCATGTGACTTCTCTGAAGCTGAGCCCTATAAACCAGCGTACTTGGGGGGCTCAGTGTCTATacagctctctgattggctcttgCATTCAGATGCTGTTCACTgctgggcacacacacacacacagcggaccccctgttttcttctttcaggAACAAATGTGATccttcacaaataaaaaaaactgagtgaagtgtgtgtgtgtgtgtgtgtgtgtgtgtgtgtctacacaTTTGCAGGAAAAGGAGTATTCGAAATGATTAGTCTTTAATGAGTTTAATGAGTAGGCTGTTCTCACAAGGTGAAATCACTTGCACACACATCTACTAAGCTTGAGAAGTGCCATTTGTTTAATATTGTGGGATGCGTGCTGTGGCAGGTCAATGGCTGAATGGACTCAGTGCAGAGGGCTCAGCACTGAGACTCGTTTAATCCAGTTGGATCCTTGTTGAGACAAAACAGAGCAGCCTGTCAGTTATTGGCAAAAAAGTGCAACTGGTCATATTCAGAATCCAGTTCAAATTGAAGGcttctgttgtttttaatttgtagtGAAAACCTTGTAAAAAATCTTGTATATAAGCCGTTTTGGTTTTGACTCATgagaaagttttattttgggggggggggggggggggggatcacaGCTTATATTATTTTAAGCTTATATTCCAGCTGGTACTGGATGTGTACTTTCGGGGAGGGAAAAGAGACTGTTAATGATTTATCCAATAAGGAAACCACAATGGAAGAGTATTGATAAAGATATGCCAAGGCAAGTGGAGTCTCTTTGATGTTTATTATGTAACTGACTGACGGCCAAAGACCGACACCCTCCCACACACTTTTCCTACTACCATCAATTCCTATGCTTATGTTGACTTGgataaacagtgtgtgtgtgtgtgtgtttgacagaatTATACTGTGCTGGTAGGTAAACAGAAGTAGGTTCAGCTATTGCAAGTGAGGGTACTTTActgaataatttaattattaaaaatgtgatataaatgcagccatttcttcttatattccAATATTTATAAggtgtaaatgtactttttatatACACTAATTTATTGTCCCCAGAAGATgtatgactttggtgatccccagTCTTTTCCTCCAGTGGCCCCATGATGTTGAAATTTGTGTTTAttagtaaaatatctcaacaactattggattaCTGGTGAACTATTAGTTTTCTACCGGTATTAATGTTCCTCAGAGGATGAATCGTAATGACATTGGTGATCCCGTAACTTATCCTCTAGCTCCAACAGCAGGTTGGCATGGTTGGTTCAGAGTGACATATCACGACAACTGTGAAAATCATGTGCTGTGTGCGAAATCCCTCCTTATTTACTGCATAATGCTCTATATATTCACTATCCaccattttattttagtgtCGAAATCCATCCCACTAATTGGTGACCTGAAAAATGCTCACAATACAATGACAAAAAATTTGTTCATGGCATGTACACTACTTTCTGCTGAAAACACAGTGTGTGTCATTTTATACAGTATAAGTACATAGAGAAAGATCATTGTGCAACTCTACACATATTAGTGACGATGCAAATTAATTTTCATGAGTGTCTGAAATTTCGATTTACAGCTCTGTGTAGAGTAAACTACTTATTAGGTAGTCGTGCTTGAATAAGGGAGCAATTCTGGACACAGTTATAGTCTTGGGGAACATTTAGTGCCATCATGAGGCCAAAACAGAGACACTAGTGTGGCTGTTATTCTTCTTACACCACCAACATTTAAAGGaaaggtttgacattttggggaaaaatAGGTGTTTGTAGACATATTTTGTTATCTATACTTTATTATGTTTCCAGGCTTTATGCTATACCAGGTTAGCCAGCTGCTGGTGGTAGCtacatatttagcatacagtaATGAGAGTGGTATTGTTCTTCTCATCATCTAACTTTTGGCAATGAAATGAAGCGTATTTCCCTAACTTTTGGTTGCAGTTACTAGTTACTCGAAGAGATTTTATATATGACATGAAATATGTAAACATCCATTAGTGATGTTTACATATATCATGTcatatatatgatatatgtcacatatatgaaataaaataatcttgACTTAAGGTCCATTTATAAGATTTTTAAGTCTTCCTCATTGGAGGGAGTTTAATACTCAAAGTCATTAAGGCCGTCTGCTGAGGAAGACCGTGAGACCTGTTTGGAATTTGCAAACTCATCTGTTTTGGAGAACCTGGGGATGTGGTTGAAAGCCCtagaaaaagctagtaagtagACCTTTAGTAAGGATGTTTTTGTCAAACTATTGTTTCCAAAGTTAAGAATTAAGTTTTTATACTCATAAATGTCTTTATATCGTTATTGCTTTCATTCCTTTATTTCTTCCTTGCTTCCTGCATGCTACCTTTTATTCTCTCTTCATTTGTTTTGCTTCGTTCcttctattgtttgtttgtttgtttcgttctttttttctcagttgACGTTAAAGAATTCAAATCCCCAAAACTGGAGATGCAAGGTTTTAATTTGACACTGAAACTGAACTCGATTCTCAACTGAGTACTTTTGTTACATGAGAACGTTTTACTGCTTTTATTATTACCCTGGTTTTGAGGATTTCTTCCATCAGTGTAAGTAACTCATGGGCCGTAATTCATGACCAAAAACCTCTTACTCACCATATATGTATGTGCATATGCTAGTACTTAAAATATGATGCAGTCCTGTTGGCTGGCCGAAGGGACACTGTGACACCTGAGAGTGTTAGAGGGTTTGGTCTGAGTCCATCAGGTTACAGTAAGCCATTTGGCAATGAGCGTCTCTGCTGCCACGCTTGCACAGCTGTGAATTGAGAGCAAAAAACACAAGAGAACAAATCCTAGATTAAACAATGTAACTTTATCTATTACAACTGCCTTTTACAACCTGTTTTGAACCTTTCAGGGCATCCAAGTCTTCTTTGTTCTGCAGCCAGTAATAGCACAGGCACACCCATCTGTTAGGCTATACAGGTGTTACGGGAAAACCAATTCAGTGATGATTCAAGTGAAAATAATGTTAGTCACAATAAGTTTCAAATGTGCAGGGGGCGAAGGAGGGACGGTGGTGCAGCCAGCTTAGAGAAATATTGTggtttgaatgtgtttgtgtgtcacaaTGAGCTGGTCAGTGAGTGCAGGGCAgggctgtgtgtttttacaggctTGTGCGcacacagaaatacatacaTGCACGTGTTTTTGAGTGCATTGTATTATCTGTATGCTTCCCATATGGTTTTTATTGATGAGTGTCCCTGTTATACCGCTCCTGctccctctccttttctctgtctctctctatgcGCTGATGGTGAAGGAATGATGGAATGCTGGAGGGTAAATCTCTGGTTTCCTGGAAGCTGGTCTGGCTTTATCAGAAGCGGCTGTGACAATACTCCAGCTGATGGGCCAACCAAACGTCTTTCCTATAAGCGCTGATCAGCCAACAAAAAGCCTTCCTGGAAGAAATAATCAGCAAACCGGAGGCCCTTCCTGGAAGACCACTGTGGATTGCTCCTTGCAGGGCATATTCCTAACCCTTAATTTTCTTTCCACCTTATACGCTTGACATTGTTGACATTGGCGGGAGctcaaaaatgaaatgaaacaaaagtaaaaagaaaaaagtaaccATTAATAACAGTTAGATTTTAATTAGACTGCATAATGTTATCAGCTGAGCCAGCTCACTTTTAAAACATTCTCCCTGTTTTTCAACTTGCTTCATTTAACAACAACACAATGTTGAAGCTATGAGGGGCAAAGTGTCAACTCCTAACCAGAGCTCAGTTGTTTGAGAGAGCCGGGTGTTGTGCTTGGCCCGGGACGCTGTTGACAACTGTTGAGCTGGACACAGCAAGTCATTACCCGAAAAATGAATCATGGTGGAAAGACTTTCTGTTAGTGTGTGAGATTCACAAGAGGAGCGAGGGATACAGGCAAAATATTCCAGCCCCACTAACCAGGCAACTATGAGAAACATAAAATGAGTCATAGTGAGCTGAGCTGGCTTATTTAgacattctgtgtgtgtgtttgtgtgtaaaactgGATTAGTCTGGTTGGATTTTGGGAAGAAGGCTCACCATTTCTGTTTCTTAAACTACGTCACCTTTATCTGTAATTGTCCACTCCGTCTTACTCTCATAAACTAATCTCATCCacctacattcacacacacacactcacaaacacaaagtgtACAAACAGCAACTtctagcacacacacattttttcctGTAAGGAACTATGGAACTGAGTTTCTGAATCATTGTAATTACCTGTTCTGAGGTAAGCTGTAAAAACAGTTATTAACATGGTCCTCTTATTTCCACAGAGGTCTGTAACTGGCTCATATccagatatacagtatgtgtgtgtgtgtgtgtgtgtgtgtgtgtgtgtgtgtgtgtgtgtgtgtgttgaatggtgtaatgtattatataattaatattaacCTTCTTTACTtggtgtgaaaagtgtcaacAATCGAgtttcacatcacatttctgattttttttttaacgtgaACTTGATGCTCTTTCtgaatctatttttttttaatgctgtaatCTTCAGGTGtggagtctctctctctctctcacacacacacacacaaagacacctCATTTCTCATACCCACACTATCACCAGTCAAGCCGTAAAAAGTCAACTCAATTAAAGTGCCTCATTTCCTGGAAGCCAGCTTCAGACAGAACAGTAggtatgcatttgtgtgtttgagagggagggggggggggaggataTAGAAATGAAGAAACTCAGCCTCCTGCTTAATTTTACCAACAgcaatctacacacacacactccacccTGGCTGCAAACTAAAACCACAGACAATCATAAATCTCCTCCACGTGGACCCTTTCACTTATTTggcctctcacacacacacacacacacacacacactctctctctctctctctctagaggACACCATCCTCACTCAACCCTTCAGGCAGGATGTATAAAACCCTGCTGCATTCCTTTCCAGTTAGGTCCAGCCCAAAGTGAGCTTTCCACACAGTAACTGCTGTgtcaaagtgtgtgtatgtgtgatggtGTTAACATAACTGAGTGCTTCTGGGAATCCCTTTGTTACTGCGTGTTGTGTACATCTGCAAGGCATGTCTGACAAAATTGGGCCCCCACCCCGTCCTATATGCACTATGATGCCTATGGAATTTACCTACAATGCTCTAGCACAGAAAACAAGAAGTTATGATTGCAGTAATTTTAACCCTGTGATGAACGTACTTCGTCCTCACGCCGCTCACAGCCCCAGTTGGTCTCTTTAAAACCCCTCCCGACTGAATAAACACTGCTTTGTTTGACTAGGAAATCCCA contains these protein-coding regions:
- the tha1 gene encoding threonine aldolase 1, whose product is MSLRRFTCRVLFKCFNHGVVASNARDAAAAVLGRSSTRGYYNTVKPRCTGPGGAAHVRVVDLRSDTVTKPGPGMRKAMAEAEVGDDVMGEDPTVNELQKIAADMFRMEAALFVPSGTMSNLIAVMVHCRERGDEMIVGDLSHLHIYEQGGSAQLAGVHATTVPNLPDGTFDMEQLESKIRHGYPDPHYPRSRLICVENTHNIQGGRVLPLTFLQEVRDLADRYGLSVHMDGARVMNAAVAQGLPPSTILQHTHTVSVCLSKGLGAPVGTMLAGPQDFISRAVRCRKALGGGMRQAGILAAAGKLSLLEMVGRLEEDHRNAKTFARALLDCDSSLFAVDMAAVETNILRFRLQDPSLSPSEFCARMGQVNEGEEAALGQGIQVLMYPHFGNSVRAVWHLEISPEDTKLAIQKMQFVVSQYLGQSDT